One part of the Streptomyces nigra genome encodes these proteins:
- the ispG gene encoding flavodoxin-dependent (E)-4-hydroxy-3-methylbut-2-enyl-diphosphate synthase, giving the protein MTAISLGVPEVPARPIAERRVSRQIHVGPVAVGGGAPVSVQSMTTTRTSDIGATLQQIAELTASGCQIVRVACPTQDDADALSTIARKSQIPVIADIHFQPKYVFAAIEAGCAAVRVNPGNIKQFDDKVKEIARAAKDHGTPIRIGVNAGSLDRRLLQKYGKATPEALVESALWEASLFEEHDFRDIKISVKHNDPVVMIEAYKQLAAQCDYPLHLGVTEAGPAFQGTVKSAVAFGALLSRGIGDTIRVSLSAPPVEEVKVGTQILQSLGLRERRLEIVSCPSCGRAQVDVYKLAEEVTAGLDGMEVPLRVAVMGCVVNGPGEAREADLGVASGNGKGQIFVKGEVVKTVPESKIVETLIEEAMKIAEQMEQDGAASGVPTGTGKPAVTVS; this is encoded by the coding sequence ATGACCGCCATCTCCTTGGGCGTCCCCGAGGTGCCGGCCCGGCCGATCGCCGAGCGGCGTGTGTCGCGGCAGATCCACGTCGGTCCGGTGGCGGTCGGGGGCGGTGCCCCGGTCTCGGTGCAGTCGATGACGACGACCCGGACGTCGGACATCGGTGCCACCCTGCAGCAGATCGCGGAGCTGACGGCGTCGGGCTGCCAGATCGTGCGGGTGGCGTGTCCGACGCAGGACGACGCGGACGCGCTGTCGACGATCGCGCGGAAGTCGCAGATCCCGGTGATCGCGGACATCCACTTCCAGCCGAAGTACGTGTTCGCGGCGATCGAGGCGGGCTGTGCGGCGGTGCGGGTGAACCCGGGCAACATCAAGCAGTTCGACGACAAGGTGAAGGAGATCGCGCGGGCCGCGAAGGACCACGGCACCCCGATCCGTATCGGGGTCAACGCGGGGTCGCTGGACCGGCGGCTGCTGCAGAAGTACGGCAAGGCGACGCCGGAGGCGCTGGTGGAGTCGGCGCTGTGGGAGGCGTCGCTCTTCGAGGAGCACGACTTCCGGGACATCAAGATCTCCGTGAAGCACAACGACCCGGTCGTGATGATCGAGGCGTACAAGCAGCTCGCGGCCCAGTGCGACTACCCGCTGCATCTCGGTGTGACCGAGGCGGGCCCGGCGTTCCAGGGCACCGTCAAGAGCGCGGTGGCCTTCGGCGCGCTCCTCTCGCGGGGCATCGGCGACACCATCCGGGTGTCGCTCAGCGCTCCGCCCGTGGAGGAGGTCAAGGTCGGCACGCAGATCCTGCAATCGCTCGGACTGCGGGAGCGGCGGCTGGAGATCGTCTCCTGCCCGTCCTGCGGCCGTGCCCAGGTCGACGTCTACAAGCTGGCCGAAGAGGTCACGGCCGGTCTGGACGGCATGGAGGTGCCCCTGCGGGTGGCCGTCATGGGCTGTGTCGTCAACGGGCCCGGTGAGGCCCGGGAGGCGGATCTGGGGGTCGCCTCCGGCAACGGCAAGGGTCAGATCTTCGTCAAGGGCGAGGTCGTCAAGACCGTCCCCGAGTCGAAGATCGTCGAGACCCTGATCGAGGAGGCGATGAAGATCGCCGAGCAGATGGAACAGGACGGCGCCGCATCGGGCGTCCCCACCGGCACGGGGAAACCGGCAGTGACGGTGAGTTGA
- a CDS encoding DUF6126 family protein, which yields MSDMEEKFPRALWVRLIIYIAVGHVFAAFVYFLFEAGGGQ from the coding sequence ATGAGCGACATGGAGGAGAAGTTCCCGCGCGCCCTGTGGGTGCGGCTCATCATCTACATCGCGGTGGGGCACGTCTTCGCCGCCTTCGTCTACTTCCTCTTCGAGGCGGGCGGCGGGCAGTAG
- the dxs gene encoding 1-deoxy-D-xylulose-5-phosphate synthase, with protein MTILESIRGPRDLKALSEAELGELSDEIREFLVHAVARTGGHLGPNLGVVELSIALHRVFESPVDRIVWDTGHQSYVHKLLTGRQDFSKLRGKGGLSGYPSREESEHDIVENSHASTALGWADGLAKARQVQGEKGHVVAVIGDGALTGGMAWEALNNIAAAKDRPLIIVVNDNERSYAPTIGGLANHLATLRTTDGYEKVLAWGKDVLLRTPLVGHTLYESLHGAKKGFKDAFAPQGMFEDLGLKYVGPIDGHDVGAVESALRRAKRFHGPVLIHCLTEKGRGYEPALAHEEDHFHTVGVMDPLTCEPLAPSNGPSWTSVFGDEIVRIGEEREDVVAITAAMLHPVGLGKFAERFPDRVWDVGIAEQHAAVSAAGLATGGLHPVVAVYATFLNRAFDQLLMDVALHRCGVTFVLDRAGVTGVDGPSHNGMWDMSVLQVVPGLRIAAPRDADQLRAQLREAVAVDDAPTLVRFPKESVGPTIPAVDRVGGLDVLHRGGPEPDVLLVAVGVMAPVCLQAADLLASRGIGCTVVDPRWVKPVDPALVPLAAQHRLVAVVEDNSRSAGVGSAVALALGDADVDVPVRRFGIPEQFLAHAKRGEVLADIGLTPVEVAGRISASLALKEAAGGSSDPSDGDGASGGRASAGRSVASVKEKAE; from the coding sequence ATGACGATTCTGGAGAGCATCCGGGGACCACGTGACCTGAAGGCGCTGTCCGAGGCGGAACTCGGTGAACTGTCCGACGAGATCCGGGAGTTCCTGGTGCACGCGGTCGCCAGGACCGGCGGTCACCTCGGGCCCAACCTGGGGGTGGTGGAACTGTCCATCGCGCTCCACCGGGTCTTCGAGTCGCCGGTCGACCGCATCGTCTGGGACACCGGCCACCAGAGCTATGTGCACAAGCTGCTGACGGGACGCCAGGACTTCTCGAAGCTGCGGGGCAAGGGCGGCCTGTCCGGCTACCCCTCCCGCGAGGAGTCCGAGCACGACATCGTGGAGAACAGCCACGCCTCCACGGCCCTCGGCTGGGCCGACGGGCTCGCCAAGGCCCGCCAGGTGCAGGGGGAGAAGGGGCACGTCGTCGCGGTCATCGGCGACGGGGCGCTGACCGGCGGCATGGCCTGGGAGGCGCTGAACAACATCGCGGCCGCCAAGGACCGCCCGCTGATCATCGTCGTCAACGACAACGAGCGCTCGTACGCCCCGACCATCGGCGGCCTCGCCAACCATCTGGCGACCCTGCGCACCACCGACGGCTACGAGAAGGTCCTGGCCTGGGGCAAGGACGTCCTGCTGCGCACACCGCTCGTCGGCCACACCCTCTACGAGTCCCTGCACGGCGCCAAGAAGGGCTTCAAGGACGCCTTCGCGCCCCAGGGCATGTTCGAGGACCTGGGCCTGAAGTACGTCGGCCCCATCGACGGGCACGACGTCGGCGCCGTCGAGTCCGCGCTGCGCCGCGCCAAGCGCTTCCACGGCCCGGTGCTGATCCACTGCCTCACGGAGAAGGGCCGCGGCTACGAACCCGCCCTCGCCCACGAGGAGGACCACTTCCACACCGTCGGCGTGATGGACCCGCTGACCTGCGAGCCGCTCGCACCGTCCAACGGGCCGTCCTGGACCTCCGTGTTCGGTGACGAGATCGTCCGGATCGGCGAGGAGCGCGAGGACGTCGTCGCGATCACGGCGGCCATGCTGCACCCCGTCGGCCTCGGCAAGTTCGCCGAGCGCTTCCCCGACCGGGTCTGGGACGTCGGGATCGCCGAGCAGCACGCGGCCGTCTCGGCGGCCGGCCTCGCGACGGGCGGGCTGCACCCGGTCGTCGCCGTCTACGCCACCTTCCTCAACCGCGCCTTCGACCAGCTGCTGATGGACGTCGCCCTGCACCGCTGCGGCGTGACGTTCGTCCTGGACCGGGCCGGGGTCACCGGCGTCGACGGCCCCTCCCACAACGGCATGTGGGACATGTCCGTCCTCCAGGTCGTCCCCGGGCTGAGGATCGCCGCGCCCCGGGACGCCGACCAGTTGCGGGCGCAGCTGCGGGAGGCCGTGGCCGTGGACGACGCCCCGACGCTGGTGCGGTTCCCGAAGGAGTCGGTCGGACCCACGATCCCGGCCGTCGACCGGGTGGGCGGGCTCGACGTCCTGCACCGCGGCGGACCGGAGCCGGACGTCCTCCTCGTCGCCGTCGGCGTGATGGCCCCCGTCTGCCTCCAGGCGGCCGACCTGCTGGCCTCGCGCGGTATCGGCTGCACCGTCGTCGACCCCCGATGGGTCAAGCCCGTCGACCCGGCGCTCGTGCCGCTGGCCGCACAGCACCGGCTGGTGGCCGTCGTCGAGGACAACAGCCGCTCCGCCGGGGTCGGAAGCGCCGTGGCGCTCGCGCTCGGCGACGCCGATGTCGACGTGCCCGTACGGCGGTTCGGCATCCCGGAGCAGTTCCTCGCGCACGCCAAGAGGGGCGAGGTGCTGGCCGACATCGGGCTCACACCCGTCGAGGTCGCCGGCCGGATCAGCGCCAGCCTGGCGCTGAAGGAAGCCGCGGGCGGTTCGTCCGACCCGTCCGACGGCGACGGGGCGTCCGGCGGCCGGGCGAGCGCCGGCCGTTCCGTCGCGTCAGTCAAGGAGAAGGCCGAATGA
- a CDS encoding helix-turn-helix domain-containing protein, with protein sequence MSSSENPPPHGAAGPAEAALPAVAPQLRALRRQAALTLESAARAAGLSPAHLSRLETGQRQPSLPMLLALARVYGTTVGELLGERVPDRDAVVRAADMEPTAAGGWTYWQAGVSGRAMQALRVHVPYGSQGDIVRVHPGEEWLHVLKGRLRLRLGDTTHRLAPGDSAHFDSLTPHRIAAEDDGGVELLFVHTLLQSPTATLCLGPTPGVTP encoded by the coding sequence ATGAGCTCCTCCGAGAACCCGCCCCCTCACGGGGCGGCCGGACCGGCCGAGGCCGCCCTGCCGGCCGTCGCGCCACAGCTGCGGGCCCTGCGCCGCCAAGCGGCCCTCACCCTGGAGAGCGCGGCCCGCGCCGCCGGGCTGTCGCCCGCCCATCTCTCCCGGCTGGAGACCGGTCAGCGGCAGCCGTCGCTGCCGATGCTGCTGGCGCTCGCCCGTGTCTACGGTACGACGGTCGGCGAGCTGCTCGGCGAGAGGGTCCCCGACCGCGACGCCGTCGTGCGCGCCGCGGACATGGAACCCACCGCCGCCGGCGGCTGGACCTACTGGCAGGCCGGGGTCTCCGGCCGCGCCATGCAGGCCCTGCGGGTCCATGTGCCGTACGGGTCGCAGGGCGACATCGTGCGGGTGCATCCCGGCGAGGAGTGGCTCCACGTCCTCAAGGGGCGGCTGCGGCTGCGCCTCGGCGACACCACCCACCGGCTCGCCCCCGGGGACAGCGCGCACTTCGACTCGCTCACCCCGCACCGCATCGCCGCCGAGGACGACGGCGGGGTCGAGCTGCTGTTCGTCCACACCCTGTTGCAGAGCCCCACGGCCACCCTGTGCCTGGGCCCGACCCCTGGAGTGACGCCATGA
- a CDS encoding aspartate aminotransferase family protein, with protein sequence MTTEFDLGRLLAERGAERYELHTRYLNHQLPRMLHTIGFDKVYERAEGAYFWDADGEDYLDMLAGFGVMGLGRHHPVVRKALHDVLDAQLADLTRFDCQPLPGLLAEKLLAHSPHLDRVFFGNSGTEAVETALKFARFVTGRPRVLYCDHAFHGLTTGSLSVNGESGFRDGFAPLLPDTAVPLGDLDALARELRKGDVAALIVEPIQGKGVHEAPPGYLRAAQELLHRHKALLIADEVQTGLGRTGDFYAYQHEEGVEPDLVCVAKALSGGYVPVGATLGKDWIFKKVYSSMDRVLVHSASFGSNAQAMAAGLAVLSVMEDEQIVASVRATGELLKSRLAALTDKYELLADVRGRGLMIGIEFGRPDSLKLRSRWTMLQAARKGLFAQMVVVPLLRRHRILTQVSGDHLEVIKLIPPLIIGEREVDRFVDAFTDVMDDAHSGGGLMWDFGKTLIKQAVANR encoded by the coding sequence ATGACCACCGAGTTCGACCTCGGACGGCTGCTCGCCGAGCGCGGAGCCGAGCGCTACGAGCTGCACACGCGGTACCTCAACCACCAGCTCCCGCGCATGCTGCACACCATCGGCTTCGACAAGGTGTACGAGCGGGCGGAGGGCGCCTACTTCTGGGACGCCGACGGCGAGGACTACCTGGACATGCTCGCCGGGTTCGGGGTGATGGGCCTGGGCCGCCATCACCCCGTCGTCCGCAAGGCGCTGCACGACGTGCTGGACGCCCAGCTCGCCGACCTCACCCGCTTCGACTGCCAGCCGCTGCCCGGGCTGCTGGCGGAGAAGCTGCTCGCCCACAGCCCCCACCTGGACCGGGTGTTCTTCGGCAACAGTGGCACGGAGGCCGTGGAGACCGCGCTGAAGTTCGCGCGGTTCGTCACCGGCCGGCCGAGGGTGCTGTACTGCGACCACGCCTTCCACGGGCTGACCACCGGCTCCCTGTCCGTCAACGGCGAGTCCGGCTTCCGGGACGGCTTCGCGCCGCTGCTGCCCGACACGGCCGTCCCGCTCGGCGACCTCGACGCCCTGGCACGCGAACTGAGGAAGGGCGACGTCGCCGCGCTGATCGTCGAACCGATCCAGGGCAAGGGCGTGCACGAGGCCCCGCCCGGCTATCTGCGCGCCGCCCAGGAGCTGCTGCACCGGCACAAGGCACTGCTCATCGCCGACGAGGTGCAGACCGGCCTCGGCCGCACCGGCGACTTCTACGCCTACCAGCACGAGGAGGGCGTCGAGCCGGACCTGGTCTGCGTGGCCAAGGCCCTGTCCGGCGGCTATGTCCCGGTCGGCGCCACCCTCGGCAAGGACTGGATCTTCAAGAAGGTCTACTCGTCCATGGACCGGGTGCTCGTCCATTCGGCGAGCTTCGGCTCCAACGCGCAGGCCATGGCGGCCGGGCTCGCCGTGCTGTCCGTCATGGAGGACGAGCAGATCGTCGCGAGTGTACGGGCCACCGGCGAGCTGCTGAAGTCACGGCTGGCCGCCCTCACCGACAAGTACGAACTGCTCGCCGACGTACGCGGGCGCGGCCTGATGATCGGCATCGAGTTCGGCCGCCCCGACTCGCTGAAGCTGCGCAGCCGCTGGACGATGCTCCAGGCCGCCCGCAAGGGACTGTTCGCCCAGATGGTGGTCGTGCCGCTGCTGCGGCGGCACAGGATCCTCACCCAGGTCTCCGGCGACCATCTGGAGGTCATCAAGCTGATCCCGCCGCTGATCATCGGGGAACGGGAGGTGGACCGGTTCGTCGACGCCTTCACGGACGTCATGGACGACGCGCACAGCGGCGGAGGCCTGATGTGGGACTTCGGCAAGACGCTGATCAAGCAGGCGGTCGCCAACCGATGA